Proteins encoded by one window of Culicoides brevitarsis isolate CSIRO-B50_1 chromosome 2, AGI_CSIRO_Cbre_v1, whole genome shotgun sequence:
- the LOC134830153 gene encoding vacuolar protein sorting-associated protein 54 has product MFRSNRRESNNNVQMANKSSLDLNDFANGVPAWQTCNFCSSMETFRTSADFTKHLRDRHCSVEGGSFVCRYGYNGVCSSLPLDGVSDRDYETHVERCHVNANAKEAEVKWSVFSAAQNLPAVLNDPSRGKQANFFTKKWGQDFVEKEKIYKSPALPDIKWEHFDVYIRKIGKRYRRHKQFDLLPKLDQSPSTSSPKTLANESLGGATLDDIPGIFFKTDIELHHPATFAQVFPGLGEQGEAKTSGRLLQERLSHYLDIVEVHIAKQVSRRSSAFFHAMTSQDAIMEEMNQAAANVKSLREKLSAVDRLQVHESLKLVSMAQIKTNQRKVLDKLKLMVHVHKTQPTIQLLLGTQDYVAALDLISATQDILTKELTSIHCFKHLPSQLVEIDRLIDKMLETEFQRYSTADLNRPLLTKDDRVLDEDKLICVVSGLLRKKNFKFIDNYKDEAITAIRAVIKEMVINLIATTDAEICLTGAGEEAQILSLNEWMTFLDVARDKLLKLLHRIKLVHDVMLQTTDLSAGKYISDMNFHDTEVFLSAEDHKLVESALVDLILSVCTYVHERCANLVSNQHLEKNPATPEEILRLSDLVESLCLGCEEISGVQTVPLKAALKLHGNRFAQKFHADRKSKMLTLLEAERWKRCEIPYRFQMLINEISKDNFVEINVNSEKSPSPVLMFDEQPFTLVGATVILIQVIVEYCLCAKQLPVIASQLSRNILDHLRTFNSRSCQLVLGAGALHSAGLKTITSANLALVSRSLQLIVGLLPHIQRHFQKIDTAGNTAPPSVYEALEKDYQSHIKELENKILSIMCSSVCTSQLQTWEAKPPIPSQAFRSICRQFIKLHEAIGPILPQTQVNTIFQQIHKDFKDKLREQLLKHNIVKNGGPQHAIVTQELCFYMETLKTLKVLPEQEIQDENTLKDIWL; this is encoded by the exons ATGTTCCGAAGTAATCGCAgagaaagtaataataatgttcaaaTGGCAAATAAGTCGTCGCTGGACCTAAATGACTTCGCAAACGGTGTTCCTGCCTGGCAGACGTGCAACTTTTGCAGCAGTATGGAAACCTTTCGAACATCAGCCGACTTTACAAA ACATCTGAGAGATCGGCATTGCAGTGTCGAAGGAGGATCGTTTGTTTGTCGTTACGGGTATAACGGAGTTTGCTCGTCGCTGCCTCTGGATGGCGTTTCGGATCGCGATTATGAGACGCATGTCGAGCGATGTCACGTAAATGCCAATGCGAAAGAGGCGGAAGTCAAGTGGTCCGTTTTTTCGGCAGCACAAAATCTGCCTGCTGTGCTAAATGATCCGAGTCGCGGCAAACAGGcgaattttttcacgaaaaaatggGGACAAGATTTTGtggaaaaggagaaaatttacaaaagtcCAGCACTGCCGGATATCAAATGGGAGCATTTTGACGTGTACATTAGGAAAATTGGGAAACGGTATCGACGACACAAGCAGTTTGATTTGTTACCGAAGCTGGATCAGTCACCGAGTACTTCTAGTCCGAAGACGCTGGCGAACGAGAGTTTGGGCGGCGCTACCTTAGACGACATTCcaggaatattttttaagacagACATTGAATTACATCATCCGGCGACATTTGCACAAGTCTTTCCGGGCCTCGGGGAACAGGGAGAAGCGAAGACGAGTGGAAGGTTATTacag gaacGTTTAAGTCACTACCTCGACATCGTTGAAGTCCACATTGCCAAACAAGTCTCGCGTCGCTCATCTGCCTTCTTCCATGCCATGACCTCGCAAGATGCCATCATGGAGGAAATGAACCAAGCAGCTGCCAACGTCAAATCCCTACGTGAAAAACTGAGCGCCGTCGATCGCCTCCAAGTGCACGAATCCCTCAAACTCGTCAGCATGGCACAAATCAAAACGAACCAACGAAAAGTGCTCGACAAACTGAAACTCATGGTGCACGTGCACAAAACGCAACCGACAATTCAGCTGCTGCTCGGAACGCAGGACTACGTTGCCGCACTCGACCTCATTAGTGCTACTCAGGACATTCTAACCAAAGAACTCACAAGTATTCATTGTTTCAAGCATCTGCCATCGCAACTCGTCGAAATCGACCGCCTAATTGACAAAATGCTCGAGACGGAGTTTCAGCGCTACTCGACTGCGGACCTGAATCGCCCTTTATTGACGAAAGACGATCGTGTGCTGGACGAAGATAAGCTAATTTGCGTCGTGAGTGGCTTGTTGcggaagaaaaactttaaattcatCGATAATTACAAGGACGAAGCAATCACGGCGATCCGAGCGGTTATCAAGGAAATGGTAATTAACCTCATAGCGACAACAGATGCGGAAATTTGTCTCACAGGTGCCGGGGAAGAAGCTCAAATACTGTCATTGAACGAATGGATGACGTTTTTAGACGTGGCACGGGATAAACTCTTGAAATTATTGCATCGGATAAAACTTGTGCACGACGTGATGCTCCAAACGACCGATTTGAGTGCGGGAAAGTACATTTCAGACATGAATTTTCACGACACCGAAGTTTTTCTGTCAGCTGAAGACCATAAACTAGTCGAATCCGCCTTGGTTGATCTCATTTTGTCCGTTTGTACTTATGTGCATGAACGATGTGCGAATTTGGTGTCAAATCAGCATCTAGAAAAAAATCCCGCGACGCCGGAGGAGATTTTGCGCCTAAGTGACTTGGTCGAAAGTTTGTGTTTGGGCTGTGAGGAGATATCTGGAGTGCAAACGGTACCACTAAAAGCTGCCTTGAAGCTTCACGGGAACCGTTTTGCCCAAAAATTCCATGCAGACCGTAAATCTAAGATGTTGACGTTGCTCGAAGCCGAAAGATGGAAACGTTGTGAGATCCCGTACCGCTTTCAGATGCTCATCAACGAGATATCCAAAGATAATTTCGTCGAAATTAACGTGAATTCGGAAAAATCGCCATCGCCCGTTCTCATGTTCGACGAACAGCCTTTCACGCTAGTCGGTGCCACGGTAATTTTGATTCAAGTCATTGTCGAATATTGCCTGTGTGCGAAACAGCTGCCTGTAATTGCCTCTCAACTGTCGCGAAACATCCTCGATCATCTTCGAACGTTCAATTCGCGTTCGTGTCAACTCGTTTTGGGTGCCGGAGCACTTCACAGCGCCGGATTAAAGACAATTACAAGTGCAAATCTCGCTCTCGTGTCACGCTCGTTGCAATTAATTGTCGGCCTCTTGCCACACATCCAACgacatttccaaaaaatcgATACGGCAGGCAACACGGCGCCCCCCTCCGTGTACGAAGCCCTCGAGAAAGACTACCAAAGTCACATCAAAGAGctggaaaataaaattctctcgATTATGTGTAGTTCCGTGTGCACGTCGCAGCTCCAAACGTGGGAAGCCAAGCCTCCGATACCGAGTCAAGCGTTCCGCAGCATTTGTCGGCAATTTATCAAGTTGCACGAAGCGATTGGACCAATTTTGCCGCAAACGCAAGTCAACACGATTTTCCAACAAATTCACAAGGACTTCAAGGACAAGCTGCGGGAACAACTGCTCAAACATAACATCGTCAAAAACGGGGGACCTCAACATGCGATCGTGACGCAGGAACTGTGCTTTTATATGGAGACGTTAAAAACGCtaaaa gtattaCCTGAGCAAGAAATACAGGACGAAAATACACTGAAAGACATTTGGCTGTAA
- the LOC134832287 gene encoding DDB1- and CUL4-associated factor 11 isoform X2 — protein sequence MGNMSGSQQDDSGDSDVFDLDGLSGEMLSENYLFFIFRQLVNSGDLHGLSTDEEEQIHYQNPKLPVIKKKPNLEVLQRSEIYQSVREASGLKMNEKNEEVKNSLMHMLAHRQSCGPFKRSAKVNIGNLFLPSSSKHLKKLAAKVFCGVYSRDGQYFVTASQDSSIRVYDASTPKYRPMNHIQGKHVNWCLLDLNFSHDNEWYVYSTWSDCLHINRLEGNDTDVTCLHLNPDLQRFATFSATFSNCGKEIIAGCNDSCVYVYDVAGDTRSMRVRVTDGADVNCVGFLNDTSEIFFSGTDDGIIKIWDKRCLNETDPQPAGVLVGHYDGITFIDSRNDGRYLISNSKDQSIKLWDLRVFSPKEAEENAVQRNTNGSILWDYRWDKIPKNYYNVTRCLDGDTSIITYRGHRVQKTLIRARFSPQATTGQRYIYTGCGTGRLVIYDMLTGKIVKAIKSHNEIVRDVAWSQNRPEILTSSWDGYVNIVSPSRETDTTRESRNSKRFRSENRDDDSDDDVPEPQPPLRRSKRIAQRVAQSEIL from the exons ATGGGAAACATGTCGGGATCACAACAGGACGATAGTGGCGACTCGGATGTCTTCGATTTGGACGGTCTGAGTGGCGAAATGCTCAGCGAAAACTACTTGTTCTTCATCTTCAGGCAGCTAGTGAATAG CGGGGACTTGCACGGCTTGAGCACAGACGAGGAGGAACAAATCCACTACCAAAACCCAAAGTTGCCAGTGATCAAGAAGAAACCCAATCTCGAGGTTTTACAGAGAAGCGAAATTTATCAGAGTGTTCGCGAGGCATCGGGtttgaaaatgaatgaaaaaaacgaGGAGGTGAAAAATTCGTTGATGCACATGCTGGCACATCGCCAAAGCTGCGGACCCTTCAAACGGAGCGCAAAAGTGAATATCGGGAACTTGTTTCTGCCATCGTCATCTAAACATCTCAAAAAATTGGCAGCCAAAGTGTTTTGTGGCGTGTATTCGCGCGACGGGCAATACTTTGTGACTGCCTCGCAAGACTCCTCGATCCGAGTTTATGACGCTTCGACACCAAAATACCGACCAATGAACCACATTCAGGGCAAGCACGTGAACTGGTGCCTGCTCGACCTCAATTTTAGTCACGACAACGAGTGGTACGTGTACTCGACGTGGAGCGATTGTCTCCATATCAATCGTCTCGAGGGCAACGACACCGATGTCACATGCCTTCATCTGAATCCCGACTTACAGAGGTTCGCGACGTTCTCGGCGACCTTTTCCAACTGCGGCAAAGAAATTATCGCGGGTTGCAACGATTCCTGCGTTTATGTCTATGACGTCGCGGGCGACACTCGAAGCATGCGAGTTCGCGTAACAGATGGCGCTGACGTAAATTGCGTCGGATTCCTCAATGACACGTCGGAAATTTTCTTCAGCGGCACAGACGACGGAATTATCAAGATTTGGGACAAACGGTGCTTGAACGAGACAGATCCGCAACCAGCTGGCGTCTTGGTTGGGCATTATGACGGCATCACGTTCATCGATTCACGAAATGACGGAAGATATTTGATCAGCAACTCAAAAGATCAAAGTATAAAGTTGTGGGATTTGCGAGTTTTTTCGCCAAAGGAAGCGGAAGAAAATGCCGTGCAACGGAACACGAACGGATCGATATTGTGGGACTACAGATGGGACAAAATTCCGAAGAATTATTACAATGTAACAAGGTGCTTGGATGGAGATACGAGTATTATCACGTACCGGGGGCATCGGGTACAAAAAACACTTATAAGGGCTCGATTCTCGCCGCAAGCAACCACAGGGCAGCGATACATCTACACAG gtTGCGGAACTGGACGTTTAGTGATATATGACATGTTAACAG gaaaaatcgtgaaagCAATCAAGTCGCACAATGAAATCGTCCGAGACGTTGCATGGTCCCAAAATCGCCCCGAGATCCTCACCAGTTCT TGGGATGGCTACGTAAACATTGTGAGCCCTTCGAGAGAGACAGACACGACGCGCGAAAGTCGCAACAGCAAAAGATTCCGGTCCGAGAATCGAGATGACGACAGCGACGATGACGTGCCCGAGCCACAACCGCCTCTAAGACGATCCAAACGTATTGCACAACGCGTGGCGCAATCCGAAATACTCTAA
- the LOC134831853 gene encoding N-sulphoglucosamine sulphohydrolase → MKNGRSNRFCAVNIVWMLLLLLDIGGFHVFGKKVEKNFHGNEQKKNVLLLLADDGGFEMGAYRNRIVQTPNLDRLAKKSLIFNNAFTSVSSCSPSRAALLTGQPSHENGMYGLHQGIHHFDSFRNTKSLPNILKNHGIASGIIGKKHVGPSETFKFDYERTEEKYSVNQVGRNITLIKTFVREFLETYKNEKFFLMVAFHDPHRCGRITPQYGSFCEKWGNGETGMGHIPDWQPIYYAWDEIDLPYYIQDTEEARRDVAAQYTTISRLDQGVGLVLRELEAAGLANDTLVMYTSDNGPPFASGRTNLYDPGVREPFFLHSPDNTKRQNQVTYSMTSLNDVVPTILDWFKIPLKHKSRKNELTGKSLLPLLDHEPTEDNTTAVFMSQSFHEVTMSYFMRAIRTKRYKLIHNLNYQIPFPIDKDFYMSPTFQDILNRTLAKQSLPWYKSLKDYYYRPEWELYDLHLDPEELRNLAGKASMKFIQKDLEDRLNEWLEQTKDPWRCAPHAILQDAGPFKNKNKCMTLGHML, encoded by the exons aTGAAGAACGGAAGATCAAATAGATTTTGCGCGGTGAATATTGTgtggatgttgttgttgttgctcgaTATCGGAGGTTTTCatgtttttggtaaaaaagttgaaaaaaattttcatggaaatgagcaaaagaaaaatgttttgcttTTGTTAG ctGATGACGGTGGCTTCGAAATGGGCGCTTATCGCAACAGAATTGTCCAAACCCCAAACTTAGATCGTCTTGCCAAAAAAAGTCTCATTTTCAACAATGCTTTCACTTCAGTCAGCAGTTGCTCCCCGAGTCGTGCTGCCCTCTTAACGGGCCAACCGAGTCACGAAAACGGCATGTACGGTCTCCATCAAGGAATTCATCATTTTGACAGTTTCCGCAACACAAAATCTCTCCCGAATATTCTCAAAAATCACGGAATCGCATCCGGTATCATTGGCAAAAAACACGTCGGTCCTTCAGAAACTTTCAAATTCGACTACGAACGAACTGAGGAAAAATATTCCGTGAATCAAGTTGGTCGAAATATTACTTTaatcaaaacttttgttcGTGAATTCTTGGAAAcctacaaaaatgaaaaatttttcctcatggTTGCATTTCACGATCCCCATCGATGTGGCAGAATCACTCCGCAGTACGGAAGTTTCTGCGAAAAATGGGGAAATGGTGAAACCGGGATGGGACACATCCCAGATTGGCAGCCTATTTATTACGCTTGGGATGAAATTGATCTCCCTTACTACATTCAAGATACGGAAGAGGCTCGCAGAGATGTCGCTGCCCAATACACGACAATTTCGCGTCTCGATCAAGGTGTTGGGTTAGTTTTGAGAGAATTGGAAGCAGCTGGTTTGGCAAATGATACTTTGGTGATGTACACTTCGGACAATGGACCTCCTTTTGCAAGTGGGCGCACAAATTTGTACGATCCCGGAGTTCGAGAGCCATTTTTCTTACATTCTCCGGACAATACAAAACGTCAGAATCAAGTCACTTATTCGATGACCAGCTTAAATGATGTCGTTCCAACAATTTTGGATTGGTTTAAAATCCCTTTGAAACACAAATCTCGTAAAAATGAGTTAACCGGGAAAAGTTTGTTGCCACTTTTGGATCATGAACCCACTGAAGATAACACAACGGCAGTTTTCATGAGTCAATCCTTCCATGAAGTCACAATGTCTTATTTTATGAGAGCAATTCGAACAAAACGTTACAAATTAATCCATAATTTGAACTATCAAATCCCGTTCCCGATCGATAAAGATTTTTACATGTCACCAACGTTCCAAGATATCCTAAATCGAACTTTGGCCAAACAAAGTTTGCCTTGGTACAAAAGTTTGAAGGATTATTACTATCGCCCTGAGTGGGAATTGTATGATTTGCATTTAGATCCGGAGGAATTGAGAAATCTTGCCGGAAAAGCTTCgatgaaattcattcaaaaggaTTTGGAAGACAg actaAACGAATGGTTGGAACAAACTAAAGATCCTTGGAGATGTGCCCCACATGCAATTTTACAAGATGCAGGtccattcaaaaataaaaataaatgcatgaCTTTGGGACATATGCTATAA
- the LOC134831483 gene encoding ATP-binding cassette subfamily G member 4-like produces the protein MELSDDNGRPSDVLLTEVNVPVTQNARTGLNHLAKWPLVDLSFQNIKYDISDFGATKPILHGVSGCFKSQQLTAIMGPSGAGKSTLLNILAGFRQQSSGDIKINNKSREMDTFRRMSRYIMQEDVFHRMLTIREAMMVAADLKLGNVFDKKAKSEIIDEILELLRLTKAGDTLGHLLSGGERKRLSIALELVNNPPIIFLDEPTTGLDDLSSSQCISLLQHVAHGGRTVICSIHQPSAKIFAMFDNVYILSEGHCVFRGPGSNIIEYVENIGLKCPLSYNPADFIIEISCGEYGRRYIDKMIENIDTNCPLDPSDNLTKATKNSEEPNLGDYEIDVKHLKAKSSDWDQFRTLLRRNLTEIFRNRQYLMIKFYTHIFLGLLIGTLFFQMGNDASKTLYNFGFCFTIIIAFMYIPLMPILLEFPSEVKLLKREYFNQWYRLIPYYFSSMIAKMPIQLSLAVMYLTLLYILTGQPLEWHRMTMFFTISLLVFLVSECFGILVASRLSVLNAMFTGPCLLVPLMLLSVYNIGGGISNVPKYMRVLMSVSYLRYGMEGVIDAIYGYGRGDMECPDEEVFCPYKKPSFLKQIMGFEEVNFFTSLVALIFFYVIFNLAAFYLIRRRVMCQSYDNYYIKYFQSLCVKYMNNFKR, from the exons ATGGAATTAAGTGACGACAACGGTAGACCCAGTGACGTTTTGCTAACAGAAGTGAATGTGCCCGTTACTCAAAATGCCAGAACCGGTCTCAATCATCTAGCGAAATGGCCATTGGTGGATTTGTcttttcaaaatatcaaatatgaCATCAGTGATTTTGGgg cgacAAAACCCATTCTTCACGGTGTCAGTGGCTGTTTCAAGTCACAACAGCTGACTGCAATTATGGGACCATCTGGAGCGGGCAAAAGTACTCTACTGAATATTTTGGCGGGATTCag ACAACAATCATCCggtgatataaaaataaacaacaaatctCGTGAAATGGACACGTTTCGTCGGATGTCACGCTATATCATGCAAGAAGATGTCTTTCATCGAATGTTGACCATCCGAGAAGCGATGATGGTTGCGGCAGACCTCAAATTAGGGAacgtttttgacaaaaaagccAAGTCAGAGATT atagacgaaattttagaattattaagATTAACGAAGGCTGGCGACACATTGGGACACTTGCTTTCGGGTGGCGAACGTAAAAGGCTCTCGATTGCACTCGAGCTGGTCAATAACCCACCGATAATTTTCTTGGATGAACCAACGAC GGGACTGGATGACTTATCAAGCTCGCAATGCATCTCGCTGCTGCAGCACGTTGCTCACGGAGGTCGTACTGTAATTTGCTCGATTCATCAACCGTCTGCCAAAATCTTTGCCATGTTCGATAATGTGTATATTTTGTCGGAGGGACATTGCGTGTTTCGAGGGCCCGGATCGAATATTATTGAATATGTTGAGAATATTGGATTGAAATGCCCGTTGAGTTATAATCCAGCGGATTTTA tcATTGAAATTTCCTGCGGCGAATACGGCAGACGGTACATTGACAAAATGATCGAAAACATTGACACAAATTGTCCCCTTGACCCAAGTGATAATCTTaccaaagcaacaaaaaattccgaaGAACCAAATTTAGGCGATTATGAAATCGATGTGAAACACTTGAAAGCCAAGTCATCCGATTGGGATCAATTCCGAACGTTGCTCCGAAGaaatttaacagaaattttcCGGAATCGTCAGTATTTAATGATCAAATTTTACACACACATCTTCTTGGGACTCCTGATCGGGACCCTTTTCTTCCAAATGGGGAACGATGCCTCGAAAACTTTGTACAATTTTGGATTTTGCTTCACAATTATCATTGCCTTTATGTATATTCCGTTGATGCCGATACTCTTAGAAT ttCCCAGTGAAGTTAAGTTGCTAAAACGTGAGTACTTTAATCAGTGGTATCGATTGATTCCGTATTACTTCTCATCGATGATCGCAAAAATGCCGATTCAATTGTCCTTGGCTGTCATGTATCTCACGTTGTTGTATATTCTCACGGGACAACCGCTGGAATGGCATCGCATGACAatgtttttcacaatttccttACTCGTGTTTCTCGTTTCCGAGTGTTTTGGCATCCTTGTGGCATCACGATTGAGTGTTTTG aacGCAATGTTCACGGGACCATGTCTACTTGTGCCTCTCATGCTGCTTAGTGTCTACAACATTGGCGGCGGAATCTCAAATGTACCAAAATACATGAGAGTTCTGATGTCTGTGAGTTATTTGCGATACGGAATGGAAGGTGTTATCGATGCCATTTACGGTTACGGTCGAGGTGACATGGAATGTCCTGACGAGGAAGTTTTTTGTCCTTATAAGAAGCCATCATTCCTGAAACAAATCATGGGATTTGAAGAAGTCAATTTCTTCACATCACTCGttgctttgatatttttctacgTTATCTTCAATTTAGCTGCCTTTTATCTCATTAGGCGACGAGTAATGTGTCAGTCGTATGATAATTACTACATTAAGTACTTTCAGTCGTTGTGTGTCAaatatatgaataattttaagaggTAA
- the LOC134832287 gene encoding DDB1- and CUL4-associated factor 11 isoform X1 codes for MGNMSGSQQDDSGDSDVFDLDGLSGEMLSENYLFFIFRQLVNRYGDLHGLSTDEEEQIHYQNPKLPVIKKKPNLEVLQRSEIYQSVREASGLKMNEKNEEVKNSLMHMLAHRQSCGPFKRSAKVNIGNLFLPSSSKHLKKLAAKVFCGVYSRDGQYFVTASQDSSIRVYDASTPKYRPMNHIQGKHVNWCLLDLNFSHDNEWYVYSTWSDCLHINRLEGNDTDVTCLHLNPDLQRFATFSATFSNCGKEIIAGCNDSCVYVYDVAGDTRSMRVRVTDGADVNCVGFLNDTSEIFFSGTDDGIIKIWDKRCLNETDPQPAGVLVGHYDGITFIDSRNDGRYLISNSKDQSIKLWDLRVFSPKEAEENAVQRNTNGSILWDYRWDKIPKNYYNVTRCLDGDTSIITYRGHRVQKTLIRARFSPQATTGQRYIYTGCGTGRLVIYDMLTGKIVKAIKSHNEIVRDVAWSQNRPEILTSSWDGYVNIVSPSRETDTTRESRNSKRFRSENRDDDSDDDVPEPQPPLRRSKRIAQRVAQSEIL; via the exons ATGGGAAACATGTCGGGATCACAACAGGACGATAGTGGCGACTCGGATGTCTTCGATTTGGACGGTCTGAGTGGCGAAATGCTCAGCGAAAACTACTTGTTCTTCATCTTCAGGCAGCTAGTGAATAGGTA CGGGGACTTGCACGGCTTGAGCACAGACGAGGAGGAACAAATCCACTACCAAAACCCAAAGTTGCCAGTGATCAAGAAGAAACCCAATCTCGAGGTTTTACAGAGAAGCGAAATTTATCAGAGTGTTCGCGAGGCATCGGGtttgaaaatgaatgaaaaaaacgaGGAGGTGAAAAATTCGTTGATGCACATGCTGGCACATCGCCAAAGCTGCGGACCCTTCAAACGGAGCGCAAAAGTGAATATCGGGAACTTGTTTCTGCCATCGTCATCTAAACATCTCAAAAAATTGGCAGCCAAAGTGTTTTGTGGCGTGTATTCGCGCGACGGGCAATACTTTGTGACTGCCTCGCAAGACTCCTCGATCCGAGTTTATGACGCTTCGACACCAAAATACCGACCAATGAACCACATTCAGGGCAAGCACGTGAACTGGTGCCTGCTCGACCTCAATTTTAGTCACGACAACGAGTGGTACGTGTACTCGACGTGGAGCGATTGTCTCCATATCAATCGTCTCGAGGGCAACGACACCGATGTCACATGCCTTCATCTGAATCCCGACTTACAGAGGTTCGCGACGTTCTCGGCGACCTTTTCCAACTGCGGCAAAGAAATTATCGCGGGTTGCAACGATTCCTGCGTTTATGTCTATGACGTCGCGGGCGACACTCGAAGCATGCGAGTTCGCGTAACAGATGGCGCTGACGTAAATTGCGTCGGATTCCTCAATGACACGTCGGAAATTTTCTTCAGCGGCACAGACGACGGAATTATCAAGATTTGGGACAAACGGTGCTTGAACGAGACAGATCCGCAACCAGCTGGCGTCTTGGTTGGGCATTATGACGGCATCACGTTCATCGATTCACGAAATGACGGAAGATATTTGATCAGCAACTCAAAAGATCAAAGTATAAAGTTGTGGGATTTGCGAGTTTTTTCGCCAAAGGAAGCGGAAGAAAATGCCGTGCAACGGAACACGAACGGATCGATATTGTGGGACTACAGATGGGACAAAATTCCGAAGAATTATTACAATGTAACAAGGTGCTTGGATGGAGATACGAGTATTATCACGTACCGGGGGCATCGGGTACAAAAAACACTTATAAGGGCTCGATTCTCGCCGCAAGCAACCACAGGGCAGCGATACATCTACACAG gtTGCGGAACTGGACGTTTAGTGATATATGACATGTTAACAG gaaaaatcgtgaaagCAATCAAGTCGCACAATGAAATCGTCCGAGACGTTGCATGGTCCCAAAATCGCCCCGAGATCCTCACCAGTTCT TGGGATGGCTACGTAAACATTGTGAGCCCTTCGAGAGAGACAGACACGACGCGCGAAAGTCGCAACAGCAAAAGATTCCGGTCCGAGAATCGAGATGACGACAGCGACGATGACGTGCCCGAGCCACAACCGCCTCTAAGACGATCCAAACGTATTGCACAACGCGTGGCGCAATCCGAAATACTCTAA
- the LOC134831854 gene encoding methylglutaconyl-CoA hydratase, mitochondrial — protein MLFKTCQKIQNINKFALQNLFLARNFCFKSTNQNAEANLSYGTENHEGIAVLGLNRAKAKNSFSVSLVKDLRSHIDSLAHDNKVRVLVLRSLVPGVFCAGADLKERATLTPTQVSAFVTSLRKLLSDIEQLPMPVIAAIDGVALGGGLEMALACDIRVAADNAKMGLVETKLAIMPGAGGTQRLPRVINAALAKELIFTSRVFNGVEAEKMGICNHSVQQNAEGNAAFVKALALAEEILPNGPIGVRMAKKAIDKGLQVDLSTGFAIEEACYAQLIPTKDRLEGLKAFAEKRKPNYKGE, from the coding sequence ATGTTATTCAAAACGTgccaaaaaatccaaaacatcAACAAATTCGCTCTTCAAAACCTCTTTTTGGCCCGTAATTTCTGCTTCAAATCAACAAACCAGAATGCCGAAGCAAATCTCAGCTATGGGACAGAAAATCACGAAGGCATCGCCGTTCTCGGTCTGAACAGAGCAAAAGCGAAAAACTCCTTTTCCGTGAGTCTCGTGAAGGATCTTCGCTCGCACATCGACTCCTTGGCGCATGACAACAAAGTTCGCGTTCTCGTGCTGCGCAGTCTGGTTCCCGGTGTTTTTTGTGCTGGCGCTGATTTAAAAGAACGCGCGACTTTGACGCCGACTCAAGTTTCCGCTTTCGTGACGTCACTCAGAAAATTGCTCAGCGACATCGAACAGTTGCCGATGCCCGTTATTGCGGCAATTGATGGCGTTGCCCTGGGAGGCGGCTTGGAAATGGCTCTGGCTTGTGATATCAGAGTGGCAGCTGATAACGCGAAAATGGGACTGGTTGAGACGAAATTAGCGATTATGCCGGGTGCGGGAGGAACTCAACGACTTCCGAGAGTGATAAATGCCGCACTTGCCAAGGAACTTATTTTCACGTCGCGAGTTTTTAACGGAGTTGAAGCCGAAAAAATGGGAATTTGTAATCATTCCGTGCAGCAAAATGCCGAAGGGAACGCAGCTTTTGTCAAAGCACTTGCCTTGGCGGAAGAAATTCTCCCGAATGGACCGATTGGAGTGAGAATGGCGAAAAAAGCGATCGATAAAGGACTTCAAGTGGACCTTAGCACGGGATTTGCCATCGAAGAAGCTTGCTATGCGCAGTTAATTCCAACAAAAGACCGATTGGAAGGCTTGAAAGCGTTCGCGGAGAAGCGAAAACCAAACTACAAaggagaataa